CCCCGCGCGTCGCGCCGGCCGGCAGCGGCAGTCTCACCGGGGCGGCCGCCGGCGACGGCCACCGGGCCGGGACCTCGTCGGGCGCCGGGCCCAGGGCGCCCACCACGACACCGGCCTCGTTGATCGCCACGGCCGCCGCGTCCCGGCCGCGCATCTCGGTGAACCGGCCGTTCCGATAGGAATACGCGTGCTGCCGCCCCTGCCCGTCGAAGGCGCTGCCGACCCCGACCCCGGCGCTGTTGAGATCGTCGATCGAGGAGTCCGCGCCCGGTGACGCGATCCGGTACTCGATGGCGCCGTTCTTCCAGACCACGATCCGCCGCGCCGCGCTGTTCTCCGGATACAGCCGCCCGGCCAGGTAGGCGCCGCTCGGGTCGCCGCCGGTGACCAGCGCCTTCGCGATCCCGCCGGTCGGCAGGCGGACGACCGCGCAGGCGGCCGGCCCGGTCGGCGCGGTGGCGGTCACGGTCACCGGCGCGGTCACGGTCGGATCCGGCCGTGGCGACGGGTCGTCCCGGTCCCGCAGCGCGGCGGCCGCCAGGCTGCCGCCACCGGCCGTCACCGAGGTGAGCGCCACCAGCGCCACCCCGGAGGACCAGCGGCGCGACCGGCGGCGGCGCAGCCCCTCCGCCATGGCGCGCGGCACGTCGACGCCGGTCCGCGGGTCCGGCTCGCCCCGCAGCGGCGCCAGCAACCGGACCGCGCCCTCGTCGTCGAGCATCTCGTTCTCGTTCGTCATCCTCGGCTCCGACTGGCGGCGGTGGTCTGCGGGAAACGGGGGCCGAGCAGTTCCCGGAGCCGGCTCAGGCCGTGCGAGGACTGGCTCTTGACCGTGCCCTCCGAGCAGCGCAACAGGTCGGCGACCTCACGGACCGGCCGGTCGCAGAGGTAGCGCAGCACCAGCACGGCCTGCTGCCGCGGCGGCAGCTTGGCCAGCGCGGCCCGCAGCACGGTCCGGTCCTCGGCCGCGCCGTCGTCGGCCGGTGGCGGCTCCGGTGTCCAGTTCAGCAAACGGACCTTCCACCAGCCGCGGCGCCGGTCGTCGAGAAACGTGCGGACCAGCATGGTGTGCGTGTAAGCGTCCACGTTGTCCGCCCCGCGGATCCGGGGCCAGCGCGCGTACAGCTTGGTCAGGGTCTCCTGCACCAGGTCGTCGGCCTGGTGCCGATCGCCGCTGAGCAGGAACGCGGTCCGGCGCAACTCCTGGACGCGCCCGCGCACGTAGGCGAGGTACTCGCTGTCCGATCCGTCTGGCATGGGCTCCCGCTCCCGGTGTCCGCCGTCTCCCCCTATCCGACGGGATTCGGCGCCGATCGGTTGTCACCGATTTTGCGGCGGCCTGGCGAGCGTGTGTCAGACTGCGCGGATGCTGGACGACGCCACACCTCCGGTCATCGCGGCCAACATCTTCGGCCGCACCATGCTGGCCCTCCCGGCCCTGCTCCTGATCGCCTGGACCGCGATGAGCCAGGAGGAGGGCGAGAGCTGGGTCGGCGGCGACGGCTCCGGCGCCATGATCTTCTCGCTCGGGCTGACCGTGCTGGCGCTGGGTGCCCTTCTCGCGGCCCCGCTGCACCGTTTCCGGCGCGCCCGCCCGGCGGTCGTGCTCGGCTGGGCCCTCGGCGCCGTCGTCACGGTGTCCGCCGTCGCCGCCCTGACCTGCACCGGGTAACCGTGATGGCACGCCGTCGGCAGGTGGTCGCGCTGGCACTCGCCGGAGCCCTCGCGCTGGGGTGTGAGGGTGGCGCGGGGGCGGCCGGGGAGCCGGAGCCGACCAGGGGCAGGACGAAGGCGCCGACGACCGCCCCGGCCGGGTACCCCGCGTCGATGGCGGCGCTGGGCGACTCGATCACCGCCGGGGTGGGCAGTTGCCTGGCCTACCTGGCCTGTGCCAAGAACTCCTGGGCGGCCGGGGACGGCGCCGGCGTCGAGAGTCACTACCAGCGGATCCTCGCCGAGAACCCGAAGATCAAGAGGCGGGTGGACAACTTCGCCGAGCCCGGGGCGGCGTCGGACGCGCTGGCCGGGCAGGCGGTCCGGGCGGTGGACGCGAAGGCGCAGTACGTGACCGTGCTGATCGGCGCGAACGACGCCTGCGCCGGGCGGGTCGAGGACATGACCCCGGTGGCGACGTTCCGCACCCGGGTGGACCGTGGGCTGGCCACCCTGAGAAAGGGGCTGCCCAGAGCGCGGGTGCTGGTCGCCAGCATCCCGGATCTGTACCGGCTGTGGCAGGTCGGCCGCGAGGACGCGAGCGCGGTCCGGCTCTGGGAGAGCCTGGGCATCTGCCCGTCGATGCTGGCCGACCCGACCTCCACGGCGAGCGCCGACAACCGCCGGCGCCGCGCGGTCCGCGACCGGATCGACGCCTACGACGAGCAACTGCGCAAGGCCTGCGCGAAATACGGCAGCCGGTGCCGCTGGGACCAGGGGCGGGTCCACGACCTGCGCTTCAGCATCGAGCAGGTGAGCCCGCTCGACTACTTCCACCCGAGCCTGGCGGGCCAGAAGGAGCTCGCCGCCCGCACCTATCCCGGCTCCTTCACCTGGTGAGCCCGGGACTGTCCAAGCAGGCCGGTCGGACGGTACAACAGGGGGATGAGCGATCAGCCGCCGCAGGCGTACCGGCCGGTCGCGGTGCCGTTGCACCGGCCGGACAGGTTCGGGTTCGTCCCCGGTGGGGACCGTGACCACTGGTGGGGGCGGCTCGGCGCCGACATCCGGCAGCGGATCGGCGCCGCGGCCGGCCCGACCATCGACTGGTGGGCCTGGCGGCACGACGCCAACGATCAGCCTTACGCCGTGGTGCTCGGCACCGACGCCCTGGTGACGTCGATCCCGGACCGGCACGGCAGGCAGGAGCTGACCCTGCACCGGCTGGTGCCGGACTCGCTCACCGAGGCGCACGTCCAGCAGCGCCCCGCCGACGCCGCCCGGATCGGCGAGGTCGCCGACGACCAGGCGGCCGCCCCGTCGCTGACGATCAGCGAAGGGGTGCGCGGTTTCCTCGGCAACCTGCCGGCCGAGGCCCAGCAGCTGATGCAGGAGCCGTTCGTGACCGGCGACCGGGTCCGCAGCGACAGTTGCCACTACTTCGGCACGGACGAGGACGTGGCGGTCTGGTGCTTCCTGGCCGGCCGGGCGCACGTCACCTTCGTCTCCGGCCGCCGGCTGGCCCCGGCCGGCGCGCCGCCGCACGCCGCCACCTGGGACCTGATCTGCCGGCGGGCCCGGGTGCTGCGGTGACCGGATCAGACGGTCAGGGCCTGGCGGACCGTTGACTCCGCCCCGGCGCCGCCGTCGCCGGTGGAGGTGACCCGGCCCGCCTCCAGGACGTAATAGTGCTGGGCGGCGCGCAGGGCGAACCCGACGTGCTGCTCCACCAGCAGGACCGACATGCCGCCGCGGGCGGCCAGGTCCAGGATGGTCTGCTCGATCTCGGCGACCACCGACGGCTGGATGCCCTCGGTCGGCTCGTCGAGCAGCAGCAGCCGGGGCCGGGTGATCAGCGCCCGGGCCAGGGCCAGCTGTTGCCGCTGGCCCCCGGAGAGCAGTCCGGCCCGCCGCCCGAGCAGTTCCTTGAGCGCCGGGAACAGGTCCAGCGCCTCGGCCATCGCCGCCTTGCCGTCCTTGCGGCCGTCGGCGATCAGCCGCAGGTTCTCCAGCGCGGTCAGGTGCGGGAAGCTCTGCTGCCCCTGCGGGACGTAGGCCAGCCCGCGCGCCACCCGCTCGTGCGGCGCCAGCCGGGTGACGTCCTCGCCGTCCAGCAGGATCGTCCCCGACCTCGGCTTGAGCAGGCCGATCGCGGCGCGGAGCAGGGTGCTCTTGCCGGCCCCGTTGTGGCCCAGCACGGCTGCCACACCGTCGGTGGGGACGGTCAGGGAGACACCGTGCAGGACGATGCTGCGCCCGTACCCGCAATGGATGTCGTCAAAGCGAAGCATCGTGCGCCTCCTGCGAAGCGGAGTGTCCGAGATAGACCTCTTGCACCCGGGGGTCGGCCTGGACCTCGGCGACGGTGCCCTCGGAGAGGACCCGGCCGGCGTGCATGACCGTGACGGTCCGGGCGAACCGCCGCAGGAAGTCCATGTCGTGCTCGATCACCACCACGGTGTGGTTCTTGCTGAGCTCGCCGAGCAGCTCACCGGTGGCGTCCCGCTCCTCGTGGCTCATCCCGGCGACCGGCTCGTCGAGCAGGAACAGCCGGGCGTTCTGGACCAGCAGCATGCCGATCTCCAGCCACTGCTTCTGCCCGTGCGGCAGGGTGCCGGCGAGCTGGTCGCGGACCTCGGTGAGCCGGATCGTCTCCAGGGCGTGCTGCACCGCGGGCGGCACCGACGAGCGGCGGCGCAGCATGGTGAACGGGCCGCGGCTCCAGCCGGCCGCGATGTCCAGGTTCTGCAGGACGGTGAGCTCCTCGAAGACCGTGGAGTTCTGGAACGTCCGGCCGACGCCGAGCCGCGCGATCTTGTGCACCTTGCGGCCGAGCAGCTCCTGCCCGTCGAAGGTGACCGAGCCGGTGGCCCTGGCCAGGCCGGTGATCGCGTCGATCAGGGTGGTCTTGCCGGCGCCGTTCGGCCCGATCACGAACCGGACGTCGCCGGCCGGCACGGTCAGGTCGACGCCGCCGACCGCGACGAACCCGTCGAACACGACCTTGAGGTCCTTGACCACCAGTTCGCTCATGCCGCCTCCTTCTTGCTGAGGCGCCGGCGGCGCAGCAATGTCACGAGCGAGGCCAGGCCGCCGGGAAGGAAGAGGATCGGCAGGATGAAGAGCAGACCCTCGAAGTACGTCCAGGCCGACGGAAGTTTCTCGGAGAGCGCCGTCTTCGCCCAGGCCACCGCGACCGCCCCGAGCGCGGGACCGACCAGGCTGGCCCGTCCGCCGACCGCCACCCCGATCACGAACTCTATCGACGGGACCACACCGATCATGGCCGGCGAGATGATCCCGACGGCGGGGACGAACAGCGCGCCGGCCAGGCCCGCCATGCCGGCCGCCGCGACGTACGCGACCAGTTTGACGTTCGCCGGGTCGTAGCCGAGGAAGCGCACCCGCTCCTCGCCGTCCCGGACCGCGACCAGCAGCTCGCCGTACCGGCTGCGCATCAGCTGCCAGGTCAGGCCGAGCACGGCCAGCAGCGCCCCGGCCACGATGAAGTAGATCATCCGGCGGTTCACCGGGTCGGTCAGGTCGTAGCCGAAGAAGCCCTGGATGTCGGTGAGACCGTTGGTGCCGCCGGTGGTGCCCTGCTGCCCGATCAGGAAGATCGCCATGGCCGCGCAGAGCGCCTGGGAGAGGATCGCGAAGTAGGCGCCGCGGACCCTGCGCCGGAAGATCAGCAGGCCCAGCAGCGCCGCCACCAGCATCGGCAGCAGCACCGTCGCGGCCAGCGCGAACACCGGGTTCGCGAACGGCCGCCACCACCACGGCAGGGCGTTGAGCTGGCCGTACAGCTGCATGAAGTCGGG
Above is a genomic segment from Actinoplanes ianthinogenes containing:
- a CDS encoding SigE family RNA polymerase sigma factor; translated protein: MPDGSDSEYLAYVRGRVQELRRTAFLLSGDRHQADDLVQETLTKLYARWPRIRGADNVDAYTHTMLVRTFLDDRRRGWWKVRLLNWTPEPPPADDGAAEDRTVLRAALAKLPPRQQAVLVLRYLCDRPVREVADLLRCSEGTVKSQSSHGLSRLRELLGPRFPQTTAASRSRG
- a CDS encoding GDSL-type esterase/lipase family protein — encoded protein: MARRRQVVALALAGALALGCEGGAGAAGEPEPTRGRTKAPTTAPAGYPASMAALGDSITAGVGSCLAYLACAKNSWAAGDGAGVESHYQRILAENPKIKRRVDNFAEPGAASDALAGQAVRAVDAKAQYVTVLIGANDACAGRVEDMTPVATFRTRVDRGLATLRKGLPRARVLVASIPDLYRLWQVGREDASAVRLWESLGICPSMLADPTSTASADNRRRRAVRDRIDAYDEQLRKACAKYGSRCRWDQGRVHDLRFSIEQVSPLDYFHPSLAGQKELAARTYPGSFTW
- the urtE gene encoding urea ABC transporter ATP-binding subunit UrtE; amino-acid sequence: MLRFDDIHCGYGRSIVLHGVSLTVPTDGVAAVLGHNGAGKSTLLRAAIGLLKPRSGTILLDGEDVTRLAPHERVARGLAYVPQGQQSFPHLTALENLRLIADGRKDGKAAMAEALDLFPALKELLGRRAGLLSGGQRQQLALARALITRPRLLLLDEPTEGIQPSVVAEIEQTILDLAARGGMSVLLVEQHVGFALRAAQHYYVLEAGRVTSTGDGGAGAESTVRQALTV
- the urtD gene encoding urea ABC transporter ATP-binding protein UrtD; the protein is MSELVVKDLKVVFDGFVAVGGVDLTVPAGDVRFVIGPNGAGKTTLIDAITGLARATGSVTFDGQELLGRKVHKIARLGVGRTFQNSTVFEELTVLQNLDIAAGWSRGPFTMLRRRSSVPPAVQHALETIRLTEVRDQLAGTLPHGQKQWLEIGMLLVQNARLFLLDEPVAGMSHEERDATGELLGELSKNHTVVVIEHDMDFLRRFARTVTVMHAGRVLSEGTVAEVQADPRVQEVYLGHSASQEAHDASL
- the urtC gene encoding urea ABC transporter permease subunit UrtC, producing the protein MTTLQDPPVTTTPPARKRGVPAVAIGFGLAAVALFGVAPAALGDFRLGLLAKYLCIAIVAAGIGLAWGRGGMLTLGQGVFFGLGGYAMAMHLKLTDAGPGQLPDFMQLYGQLNALPWWWRPFANPVFALAATVLLPMLVAALLGLLIFRRRVRGAYFAILSQALCAAMAIFLIGQQGTTGGTNGLTDIQGFFGYDLTDPVNRRMIYFIVAGALLAVLGLTWQLMRSRYGELLVAVRDGEERVRFLGYDPANVKLVAYVAAAGMAGLAGALFVPAVGIISPAMIGVVPSIEFVIGVAVGGRASLVGPALGAVAVAWAKTALSEKLPSAWTYFEGLLFILPILFLPGGLASLVTLLRRRRLSKKEAA